The nucleotide sequence AGTTGCATCGGGTTTGGGGCAAACTATTCAAGAAGTTTAGGGGTAAAACAATGGTTTTATTTAATCATAAAGGTTATGTGGGTTACGCTGAATTTGATGAAGAAGCAGGTATTTTTTCAGGTCAAGTGATTAATATTAGCCGAGATGTTGTGACATTTTGGGGAGAAACCATTGAAGAAAGCCAAAAAGAATTTATTATCTCTGTTGATGGTTACTTAGAGTTTTGTCAACAGCAAAATCGTTTACCAGAACCGCCAAACAACAATCAAAATCAGGAATTCCAATTAAATTAAATTACATCATTTAATTTAATTGGAATCGAAGTTAATTAGCAAGCTGTTCATCAAACCTTCTGAACTTTGTTCTGCACCCTTTATTTCTACTCTGTTCAGAAGATCAATGAGGCAAATCAGTTTTGTGCATTTTTACTCAAATTCGGGTTCATTTTTATTACCCTTAGTTTTTGTCTCTGAATTAACTTTAAGTAATTTTTCAACAGCTTTCATAAAATAGGGTTCCCGACCCTCTGGAGCATTATGAAAGTTTAAACCCATTGTCTGGAAAAAATCTTTGGTGAAATCTACAGAAGACTGAATTGCCCAAAAAGCACAACCGTATCCTAAGCACTTATCTGGAAAAAAAGGATTACTTGAGCCAGTCAAAGGGTTTAATTTTATTTTTTTGTCTTTATCCAGAAATTTTTCTAATTTGTCCTCCCAGGTTTTTTTGTTATTGTTAGTGGGATCTTCATTTGCTTCTTTAATCTCTCTTAACTTTTGATGATAATGGACAAGCTCATTGCGTAATTTAATTAAGTATTGAACTGATTGATAAGGTTCTTTTCCTTTATCAAACTGTTTTTCTGCTAAAATTAAAGCCATTTCGTACTTATCAAGCATAGAACTTTTTTCTATGTCTTCCCACATATCCTTCATTCTATCAGGTGTACCGTTTGGTAAATGTTCGACTTTAACCTCCTTAGAGCGATTTGCTACATCAAAAAATAGTTCATTGATTGTAGCTTCCAGATAAGATACAGCAGTTATTATAGAGCCTATTGAATAAGCACTATGTTTTTGAATTATTTCATCGTTAAGATCTTTGCCAGTGTATTCTTTCTCAAGATCATAGGTTGATTTGGCAAAAAAACAAGCTGCCTGAATGTGAGCAAGAGATAAGAAGATTTTTTGTTCAGCCATATTGTTGTTTTATCCTCAATTCACACTATTAAAAACAGGGTTGAAAAAACCAGAGTCAATGAATCATCGGCATGAGCATTGAACCAAAACTAGCATAACATTTATTTAGATGCTGTGCTAGACAGTAAATAAATTTTCGCTTGGTGTATCTTTACGAAATGCAAATTTGCAGCTTTGTCCTGAATCAAACTTAATCTGAACAATAGTTGCTGTTTGATCTTTACTCAATAGAGATTGTTGATCTATGGTAGTAATAACTCCAGTCCCAAGACGACGATGAACTACTCGCAGATCAGGTTCTGCTATTTTACGCGAAAGTGGTTTTCCTAACTTGATTCCAAGTGTTCCAGAACGGATTTTTAGAGAGTCAGGTTCACCAACTGCAATACTGGCTAAGTGTTCACCAAGACGGATTAAAAAAGCATTGTCTTGAACTTGCGATCGCCATTTTTCAGGAATTGCATTTAACCCAAAAGCTGCACCGCCTAAACCACCAACAAAAGCAGCAATAGAATCTGTATCACTTCCAATCATGTTAGCAGCGATAATAATATTGTCTGAAGTAGCTTCGGGTTGATAGGCAAATAAATAAATTCCCGCGATCGCAGTTCCAAGTCCAGAACCTTTTGTTTTATAATCAAAACAGCCTAATTGTCTCAATACACTTTCTGGTTTTTCTTTGTCTCGTAATGCTTTCCAAACAAGACGTAACTGTTCAATAGCCTCTTGCTTGGTGTTAGCAAAAACCTGATCAAAAGTCTCTAATCTTCCCTTATTCCATTCTGATAACCAAATTTTTAAGCCAGAGATTTGTGGAATTTCTAACTCTTTGACCCAGTTACCCAGAGTTTCAATAAATTCTTCACCCTTGATAGGATCAGACTCCTGTAAAACGGTGTATAACGCATAACCATATAGGATCGCGCCGATGATCGCTCTCGGATGTCCATGACTAATAATTGAGTTACGCCAAATGTCAGCCTCAGCCTGCGTCCAACGTCCCGCATTGGCTAAAACATGAGGCGATATCCGCATCGCTGCTCCATTCGCACCCCCATCGCGGTAGTCCATTGTTCCCTCTTTCATTTTTCGGCTGAAAAAGTTACTATTCCAATCTGCTGATTTACGCTGTATTTTTTGTGCCGCTTCTTTAACAGTGCCACCTGCACCCCGCGCATACTCTAACCACAGAGGATATTCCAGATCGCAAAAACTACGATAGTCAAAGCACCCATTAGGTGAAATACAAGCAGCTGTGCAAATTGTTAACTGCGTATCATCCGAATAGTCTCCGGCTTCAATATAATCTTCATATCCTTGAAAACGTCCACCGACTTGTTTACTCCAAGACTGATATTCAGTAACCCGATCAACTTTCATTTTGCGTTTGAGATCATCTGGTGATCTAATAAATTCAGTCATCCATCCCATTGCATCACCAGCCGCAGCAGCAAGTAAAGATCCAGCTATGCGATCTGATAGAAATTTGTAATTCAACAGCTTATTGTTTAGCAACATAATTTGATTTTGTGAAATAACTAACTGTTAACTTTTAAAAACACCTTTCCAGATCTTAATTTCTCCTGTCCACCCTGCATCTATAACTTTTTGAACATTGCCAGGATCTTCATTAACCCAAATTAATAGAATATCAGCTAATGAGATGCTTTCATACACCAATACCTCCGCTTGAAGACAGGTTGGGCGACAATCAGGTAAATTACCTCTAGTCCATAATCTCCCTCCTATATCTCTTACTTCAGGAACAAACATACTCTCCAGTCCTTCAAAACGTGTTTTGATATAAGCACCACGTCTTGATGCTGCATTCATTTGGCAGAAAAGAGTATTTTGTTTCCATAGGTAATCAGGTTTTATTGCTAACAATACCCAACAATCAGTTCTATGGTTTTGTCTAGCATGGTAGTGATACATACTGTTATAACCATTTATGCTACAGCAAATGTGATTATGTTGTCCATCCCACCGTCCTGAATCAATTTGTTTATAATGCTGATTTCGTTCTTGAAGTTTAGTGTTTGATAATAAACCTCCTTGTGAACAAATCCCTTTTAAATTTTCAATTGTAGTAAAGTGACATAAACACGAAATTTTTCTTAGAGCCACAAATGCACGAATCTGAGCAGCATCAGAACCATCTAATCGTTGTTCCACAGTCTCAATTATAGGAATCTTATCATTTGTTATTTCCAATTCATCTTGAAACGTGGGAAGGGGATTATATAAGTTATTAGATATAGAATCAACACGATTTTTGCTTGTTATATTGCCATCATCGAATAACTCTTGGTCAAGCTCCTCAGATATCTCAACGGGAGGAATATCAAGTAATATAGTCTTTTTAGCATCCTTTAAAAACGATAAGAATTTTATAAATTTTGATGAAATTTTATGACGGATATCATTAACTATAGTTTTTTGTTGCTGTTCAGATAAACTTGAAATTAAGGGGTCTAAACTCAAAAATAATAATTTTACTTTCTCTGAATCGGAAAGAAGTTCAAAAATCGTTGGGTACTTTTTAAGGTTTTCTGGAATTAAGCATAATAGTTCTGAATGATCAGTTTGAGAAGAATTATTCAATATTCCACCGATTTCACTAATAAGTTTTTCTGGATTTGATGAATTACTGAGTTTAGAAACTAAAATTTTTATACGGTTCTGGTTGGGGAGTAAAGACCAAATTCGCTCATTAGATACAATATCTTCTGGAATAGTCTTCCAATGAAGATCGGTTTCAGGGAGATTTTGTAAACGGTTTATTAGCTCATTCCATAAAATATCTGAGTTGTTATTTTCAGCGTTTATGACTAAGTTAATTAATTTTTGAAGACTGATGTAATTAATTAATTCTTGACTAGCTATTAAGATATTGTCTGGAATCTCATCCGCAAAACTTTGTTGTGATAGAGTACATCCTCTGATTCCAGTAGAAGACTTAGTGAGAGTATTAAGTTTTTGCAAACAAAAATAAACCTTAAGTTGATCTGCGTTAAAGCTGTTGAGGTAAAGTTTAAATACAGGATACCAAAGTTTTACATCTTGACTAAGTGCACAAGCTTCAATAATCTCTGGATTAGTTTCTTGAGTTAGTAGAGTTAAATGAGTTGCATTATCCCTTAATTGATTATCTCTACTAAAATTTTTTTTGATATCGAAAACAACAGCAACTCCTTCTTTTAAATCTTCATTGGAACACGAAATTTGATTAATATGTACAAAAACTTCTGCCTTTCCTTTTGTCTGTTTTTCAAAAAAGGTTAACAAATCATCTCTTTGCAAAAGAGCACATCCAAAACCCTTGTCTTTTTGATACCAATCCATTATACCTACCTCTCTCAACAAGTTTAAATTTTTGATTTTATTATCTTGAATTTCAAAGCGAATAAATCTTCCTCTTTTAAGTTCAGATTCTGAACATTTAATTTCTTGATGGTGTAACTTCCATCTACGTTCATCTTCTAATGTAAGTATTCTGTAATCTAAATCTTGATCTGATTTATCGAACCATTTAACTATACCTATTTCTACAAGCTTTGTCGTATCTGGGGCAATAGTAGACATATTCAGCTATATTCCTCTATAAAAATTGGGGCTTTGACGAAAGCGTTTGAGTTGAAAAATTCATTGGGATCAGAGTCGCCAAACAAAATTAGGCAAATTCTACAATAGACTTTGTATTGTTCATTGGCTAATTTAAGGGATTAAAGTTTATTCCGTAGGCTTTTAAATGCCAGTTTAGAATAAGTGAAAATTTTAAAACGATGAATGGGACGATTAAGGAAAAACCTTAATCCAGATCAATAGTTGCAACTTAGGGGGTATGGGAAAAATAACTGATGAGAGGACTATCAGTGATGTTTGGATTAAATTAATAGGTAGCGGAGAAATAGCAACTGAGAGTAGTAGATGATAAATTTCAGCTATACGCCAGTGGTGTGACTACGGAATTGCTTGGTCGCCACAATCAGGGCATCGCATTTATCATCAGTTCGCTTATATATTAAAGGTTATAACTTGTCTATCATTTTGTAAATCAGTGAAATTACGGAACTTTCCTTTCATATTGTTTTGAAGTTTAGGCTCAATCTACCCCCTGGTTAGTTGAGCTATGTCGTTGAAATCTGCTCTCTCAAACCAAGGGGTGATGCTCCTATCAGTCCGAATCTGATTCGTTTCCCTCCCATAACTCCCGTTCTGAATCTCGTTCTAATTCCCGATCTAAGGTGTTTTGTTCTCGGTAATCATCGGAACTATCCTGAACGTCTCGGTCGTAATCATAGTCGTGGTCGTCGTTGTCGTAACCGTCCTCACCGGGGCCAAAATTATCGTAACGCATGGTCAAAATTCCTCATGATCAGTTTTACTGACCTATTGCAACCTGCGAATAAAATTACGCAAATTTTCAAACAATTTTTTGGCCGTTTGTAAAGTAGTGCGATCGTCCTCACTCCCTCACCTCTAAAACCGCCTCTAGTCAGTCCACTTTTTTTACTCATTAGTGTAAGGGCGAGAAAACCTCGCCCCTACGATCGCCATTTTTGAAACTTCAAAATGTTGGTTTTCCATTAATTACAATAACCCTCGATACCGAATAAACAACAGAATCGCCGCCCACGATCCTAGCGCCACTTTAATTGCTACTAAAATATTTAATAATGGAATAGCACCCCCACTAAAAAGCCCTCCTAACTCTCCGTGTGGTAACTCGAATCCTGCTAAAGTAACCACCGATAATACAATAAAAGCCAAAACTGTAATTTTCTCCCAATCTGCGGCTAAATACCGTTTATAAATCTTTTGCATCCACTCAGGAGAAGAGGTAATTGCTACTAAACTGATCGCAGTTCCCCCCGCTACTCCTGCTGCAAAACCACCCCCCGGACTAAGATGACCCCGAATTGCTAATTCCACCCCAACTAACGCGCTAATTGTTGCTCCCAAACGCGCTAAAACAATTGAAGCTTCATCGGTAAATTGATGAACTTTAGCATAGGGTTTTTCATTCGCTAATAGGTAATAAACCCCCATAATTGAGATTGTAAAAACGATGACTTCAAAAATCGTATCGTAGAGCCGATTTCTTAAAATAATTGCCGTTACCGCATTGGGAATTCTACTATCTTTAATAATCGATTCCACAATCGACAAACTGGGTAAATCCCCTTCGGGATTCGGCATCACTAAAAACTTAATATAAATCGCAATAACCGCTAAAATATAAACCCATTTCATTACTGTTCCTCCCCTGATTCTGATAAACTAAAATAAGTTAAACGAGTGTCTAACAAGGACAATTGAGTTTGCATCACCTGATAAAGCCGTTGAATTCGGGTTAAGGTGTGATACGCTTGCGGTTGATCATCATTCATACAAACCGCATGAACTTCTTTATCTATCAACGCTTGCTTTAAGGCTTTCTCATCTTGATAAAAAATTAACTCCAAACGCAGATGATATTTATTAAAAACCGTTCTAAACTGCTCTAATAGTTGGCTAAATTCCCCTTCTTTGGCTTCCTTCTCCCAGTCTTCCAACACCCCCAAACGCACGACCAACGAGGAACGCACCGCCACCGCATACAAGGTAATTGCCAACATTGTCCCCACTAACGCTTCTGTTAATGCGACGTCCGGCGCTCCTAAAACGGTGTAAAATAAGGCTGCGATCGCCCCCAAAATCCCCCGCACCACCAAAGCATGATAAGGATTCTCCTCTAACACTAACATCGTCGCCGCTAAAGGGAGCAAAGACGCGATCACAACAACATAGTTATCATTCATGATTCCTCCTCATTACTAGAACAGTAAGCTAACACATAACCCAGCATTGTATTCCACAACATCAGAGAAATCAGGGCTAAAACCAGCAACGGCCATTCTTTGGGAATTTTCACTAGCAACCCCAAAACAATCAGCATTGATCCCAGAGTATCGGCGACAGTCAGGGTATGCAATTTGAATAAAACTGATCGCAAACCCAACAATGGTAAGGTTCCCCAAAACCAGAACACTAGACCGACAGCCATCAACCCATAACTCAATATGTCAATCATCGGTAACTTATCCTTTTTAAAAGTTGAGCAAGTAACATAAATCCGGCATTGCCAACGGTGAGAATGATCACTCCGGCAATTCCAATCATCCAATCATCTCTTAAAACCGAGACAACGAGAATCATCATCGAACTCTTGGTGGCGATACTGGCAAAGGCTAACATCTTCTCCCAGACATCATCTTCTTGCCAACACGCTTCATAAAGGGGAATTAACAATGCGATAATCATGGCAATCAAGACCCAGTTCATGGCAGTTTCCTCCGTTGCACGCGATGAACCGCAAACCATCCGTTTTCATGGTATTTCAACACAATAGTTTTTGGGGTAAAGGTAATCAGAAAAATGTCTAAAAAGATCAGTCCAGGGGTGCGTTGTGGTTTAACCCGTTCCATGATAATTTCTTCCTCGTTATGGGGACGAAAAATCATTTCGATCGCCTCCAAATAAGCTTGAGGAATTGCTACCACAATCTCGCCTAAAACCCGCATCCAATCTTGTAAAGCGGTCGGACTTTTACGCAGTCCTGGTATTAAAAAAGCGATCGCCACTCCAATAATAATATTGGTGACGGTGAAATTCGCTGTTAACAGAAACCAAATGGTCAGCCGTAATATTAGATTCAGATATCCAATCATGCTAAAACCATCCAAAATAATAGGATTAACATCACACTCATCACCCCCATCAAATGATCAATTTGTTCCAGCATCCGGGGAAGTTTGAGGGAAATTTTTTGAATAATGAACAAATAAACGAACCATCCCAGGAAAATTGTTGCCAGAGGTTTGATAATATTAGCAATAGTATAAGCTTCGTAATAAGCTATATTTGCTACTACCAACCCCGCCAATAACAAAATCAACCCAGGCCAAAAACTAGGCCGGATTTTATCTGCTCCCCCACGCGGTAAAAAAATAAATTTGGCAAAGGAGATCGCTGTTCCCAATGCCGCAATATTCATGCCGATCACTTGCCAAGGTAACAGATTTTTCATTGTTAATATCTTCGCCCCAAACCCCGATAATAGGGGAAAACCGGAGATTGAGAAACTTGCGATCGCCAATGCTATCCACAAAGAAGTATTGATCGGGGTGTGATGCAGTTCTTTAAAACTACGGCTCGGTAAAACCCCCGCAATTAGAAATAAAGCGGATTTAACTAAGCCATGAGTGAGAGCGTAAAATCCCCCCACTTCCGGTGCCGCCAGTACAAACCCTAACTGGGATATGGTATGAAACGCTAACATCCGCT is from Planktothrix serta PCC 8927 and encodes:
- a CDS encoding ADP-ribosylglycohydrolase family protein is translated as MLLNNKLLNYKFLSDRIAGSLLAAAAGDAMGWMTEFIRSPDDLKRKMKVDRVTEYQSWSKQVGGRFQGYEDYIEAGDYSDDTQLTICTAACISPNGCFDYRSFCDLEYPLWLEYARGAGGTVKEAAQKIQRKSADWNSNFFSRKMKEGTMDYRDGGANGAAMRISPHVLANAGRWTQAEADIWRNSIISHGHPRAIIGAILYGYALYTVLQESDPIKGEEFIETLGNWVKELEIPQISGLKIWLSEWNKGRLETFDQVFANTKQEAIEQLRLVWKALRDKEKPESVLRQLGCFDYKTKGSGLGTAIAGIYLFAYQPEATSDNIIIAANMIGSDTDSIAAFVGGLGGAAFGLNAIPEKWRSQVQDNAFLIRLGEHLASIAVGEPDSLKIRSGTLGIKLGKPLSRKIAEPDLRVVHRRLGTGVITTIDQQSLLSKDQTATIVQIKFDSGQSCKFAFRKDTPSENLFTV
- a CDS encoding DarT ssDNA thymidine ADP-ribosyltransferase family protein, encoding MSTIAPDTTKLVEIGIVKWFDKSDQDLDYRILTLEDERRWKLHHQEIKCSESELKRGRFIRFEIQDNKIKNLNLLREVGIMDWYQKDKGFGCALLQRDDLLTFFEKQTKGKAEVFVHINQISCSNEDLKEGVAVVFDIKKNFSRDNQLRDNATHLTLLTQETNPEIIEACALSQDVKLWYPVFKLYLNSFNADQLKVYFCLQKLNTLTKSSTGIRGCTLSQQSFADEIPDNILIASQELINYISLQKLINLVINAENNNSDILWNELINRLQNLPETDLHWKTIPEDIVSNERIWSLLPNQNRIKILVSKLSNSSNPEKLISEIGGILNNSSQTDHSELLCLIPENLKKYPTIFELLSDSEKVKLLFLSLDPLISSLSEQQQKTIVNDIRHKISSKFIKFLSFLKDAKKTILLDIPPVEISEELDQELFDDGNITSKNRVDSISNNLYNPLPTFQDELEITNDKIPIIETVEQRLDGSDAAQIRAFVALRKISCLCHFTTIENLKGICSQGGLLSNTKLQERNQHYKQIDSGRWDGQHNHICCSINGYNSMYHYHARQNHRTDCWVLLAIKPDYLWKQNTLFCQMNAASRRGAYIKTRFEGLESMFVPEVRDIGGRLWTRGNLPDCRPTCLQAEVLVYESISLADILLIWVNEDPGNVQKVIDAGWTGEIKIWKGVFKS
- a CDS encoding Na(+)/H(+) antiporter subunit B, with the protein product MKWVYILAVIAIYIKFLVMPNPEGDLPSLSIVESIIKDSRIPNAVTAIILRNRLYDTIFEVIVFTISIMGVYYLLANEKPYAKVHQFTDEASIVLARLGATISALVGVELAIRGHLSPGGGFAAGVAGGTAISLVAITSSPEWMQKIYKRYLAADWEKITVLAFIVLSVVTLAGFELPHGELGGLFSGGAIPLLNILVAIKVALGSWAAILLFIRYRGLL
- a CDS encoding DUF4040 domain-containing protein, whose product is MNDNYVVVIASLLPLAATMLVLEENPYHALVVRGILGAIAALFYTVLGAPDVALTEALVGTMLAITLYAVAVRSSLVVRLGVLEDWEKEAKEGEFSQLLEQFRTVFNKYHLRLELIFYQDEKALKQALIDKEVHAVCMNDDQPQAYHTLTRIQRLYQVMQTQLSLLDTRLTYFSLSESGEEQ
- a CDS encoding monovalent cation/H(+) antiporter subunit G, producing MIDILSYGLMAVGLVFWFWGTLPLLGLRSVLFKLHTLTVADTLGSMLIVLGLLVKIPKEWPLLVLALISLMLWNTMLGYVLAYCSSNEEES
- a CDS encoding Na+/H+ antiporter subunit E, with amino-acid sequence MIGYLNLILRLTIWFLLTANFTVTNIIIGVAIAFLIPGLRKSPTALQDWMRVLGEIVVAIPQAYLEAIEMIFRPHNEEEIIMERVKPQRTPGLIFLDIFLITFTPKTIVLKYHENGWFAVHRVQRRKLP